From a single Vibrio toranzoniae genomic region:
- a CDS encoding KAP family P-loop NTPase fold protein, whose protein sequence is MASPVPNSETFDQYRVIDNEQFSQHLTRFLNSKSDKGYVLNLNAEWGAGKTTFLQCWYNELSKSHPVVYFDAWKSDFSKDAMLALVDCFQNQLKNPRSVNKKFAKDLLEKSSHFIRKTAPSMAVGYVKHKTGIDSDESLIEDFNETLGLDIAEKECGDALKEVLKSLVEQRKKVEGISEFKSTLQTMAASLIKSLEDSDTPKTYPIYILVDELDRCRPSYAIEVIENIKHFFDTKKFVFVVATDTGQLQHSIKAIYGNGFDAHSYLSRFFHKTVTLPPPSTEQYLKSRLTTIIGDDFSFSDLYITQMLVSIFDWHNMTSLREIDKVIQDLDLAKISGKQFKILPLTILAVLKRLHSTEYAAFTKSRVNPYRRDHNARDDQDYLLKNNAIPSVTIGGSKAESFESILFYVLVGIDNSSSPSLWDSIMAGSVPSHNSTSAVGAVSDRYLLNPNGEASEFPSYMKVLELSGHFE, encoded by the coding sequence ATGGCTTCTCCAGTTCCAAACTCAGAAACGTTCGATCAATACCGAGTCATCGATAATGAACAATTTTCTCAGCATTTAACACGCTTTCTCAATTCAAAATCTGATAAGGGCTATGTTCTCAACCTGAACGCTGAATGGGGTGCAGGTAAAACAACATTTTTACAATGTTGGTACAACGAGCTATCCAAAAGTCATCCCGTTGTTTATTTTGACGCATGGAAGTCAGACTTTTCTAAAGATGCCATGCTGGCACTTGTTGATTGCTTTCAAAATCAGTTAAAAAACCCACGGAGTGTTAACAAAAAGTTTGCAAAGGATCTTCTAGAGAAAAGTAGCCACTTTATTCGTAAAACCGCACCATCTATGGCGGTGGGATATGTTAAACATAAAACAGGCATAGATAGTGATGAATCACTAATCGAAGACTTTAATGAGACTCTAGGTTTAGATATTGCAGAAAAAGAGTGTGGCGATGCTTTAAAAGAAGTACTAAAGAGTTTGGTTGAGCAACGTAAAAAAGTAGAAGGTATCTCCGAGTTCAAGTCTACTCTTCAAACGATGGCCGCCTCGCTTATCAAATCATTAGAAGACTCTGATACACCTAAAACCTACCCTATTTATATTCTGGTAGATGAACTAGACCGCTGTCGCCCAAGCTATGCCATTGAAGTAATTGAAAATATTAAACACTTCTTCGATACCAAGAAGTTTGTCTTTGTAGTCGCGACCGACACAGGCCAATTACAACACTCTATTAAAGCTATTTACGGCAACGGCTTTGATGCTCACTCTTACCTGAGTCGATTTTTCCACAAAACAGTGACACTGCCGCCACCAAGTACAGAGCAATACTTAAAAAGTAGGCTAACAACAATAATTGGTGACGACTTTTCATTTAGCGACCTGTACATTACCCAGATGTTAGTCAGTATTTTTGATTGGCACAATATGACTTCACTGCGTGAAATCGACAAGGTAATACAGGATTTGGACCTAGCTAAAATTAGTGGGAAGCAATTCAAGATTCTTCCGTTAACTATTCTTGCAGTTTTGAAGAGATTACATTCAACAGAATACGCAGCATTTACTAAGAGTAGAGTAAATCCATATCGTAGAGATCACAACGCAAGAGACGACCAAGACTATCTTCTAAAAAATAATGCTATCCCATCTGTTACCATTGGTGGTTCAAAGGCAGAGTCATTTGAAAGTATACTTTTCTATGTTCTAGTTGGAATAGATAACTCCAGTTCTCCGAGCCTTTGGGATTCCATAATGGCCGGCAGTGTACCATCGCATAACTCCACGAGTGCTGTAGGTGCAGTGTCAGATAGATACTTATTAAATCCAAATGGTGAAGCATCAGAGTTTCCTAGCTATATGAAAGTTCTTGAACTTTCAGGGCATTTTGAATGA
- a CDS encoding YegP family protein yields the protein MGKYVIKKSTKDTNQPYYFVLKADNGQVIATSEMYASKQGAINGIDSVKNNANSTTVDES from the coding sequence ATGGGCAAGTATGTAATTAAGAAATCTACAAAGGATACCAATCAACCATACTACTTTGTACTTAAAGCTGACAACGGGCAGGTGATCGCGACCAGTGAAATGTATGCTTCAAAGCAAGGGGCTATAAATGGTATCGACTCTGTAAAAAATAACGCAAACTCAACAACTGTTGACGAGTCTTAA
- a CDS encoding Crp/Fnr family transcriptional regulator, translated as MKNIESVCSFFEGLGITHPERYFSTFSTSLVDESCVLLRQGEEQTHAFYLVSGILKACHYSDSGVERCKEFYFPQSLCILFSSWIEHRESSYQIESLTKVEFIKVPMSMLNSQEWVNTKIQLLEQQLLYKEKKESFFLLNTHEERYKHLVNDFPHWVKHLTSVDIANYMGISPVSLSRIKNRINNC; from the coding sequence ATGAAAAATATAGAATCCGTATGCTCATTTTTTGAAGGGCTAGGTATTACTCATCCTGAACGTTATTTTTCTACGTTTTCAACTTCATTAGTCGATGAATCTTGTGTATTGCTACGTCAAGGCGAAGAGCAGACCCATGCATTCTATTTGGTCTCTGGTATCTTGAAGGCCTGCCATTATTCCGATTCAGGAGTAGAGCGATGTAAGGAGTTTTATTTTCCACAAAGCCTTTGCATACTTTTTTCGAGTTGGATAGAGCATCGAGAGTCTAGCTATCAAATTGAATCATTAACTAAAGTAGAATTCATTAAAGTCCCAATGAGTATGCTTAATTCTCAAGAATGGGTTAACACAAAAATTCAGCTCCTAGAACAGCAACTGCTTTATAAAGAAAAAAAGGAAAGTTTTTTTCTGCTCAATACACACGAAGAAAGATATAAGCATCTAGTTAACGATTTTCCGCATTGGGTCAAACACTTAACAAGCGTGGATATCGCTAATTACATGGGGATAAGCCCTGTTAGTTTATCAAGAATAAAAAACCGCATTAACAATTGTTAA
- a CDS encoding EamA family transporter, translating into MKDVSLKQSTSRLSAIQSTAVMLLILCPICLSCIFILEKVNYDVDLVIMMLSAATLDAAAMTFYLLALRNGSLAKVIPLLCFVPVFQLVLNFVFYNEVPSLFGFMGIISAIFFIFYGESLNLISIIKDKAINSMICVVLLWSLSSIIHKDGSGQIGAVNWTAHICLVMFLYYLPFLLRIRVSTINLSDFSSLIVPALAHLLTLLTFYQAASLGNVAFVSSLRRFSTVFSILIGWYKYNETVTKRLCISIFGLIASALTITLFG; encoded by the coding sequence ATGAAGGATGTCTCATTAAAACAGTCGACATCTAGATTATCAGCAATACAATCTACAGCGGTAATGTTGCTCATTCTTTGCCCTATTTGTCTATCCTGCATATTCATTCTCGAAAAGGTGAACTACGACGTTGATCTAGTGATAATGATGTTATCGGCTGCCACGCTTGATGCTGCTGCTATGACATTTTATCTCTTAGCTTTGCGCAATGGCTCCTTAGCCAAAGTAATTCCTCTTTTATGCTTTGTTCCTGTATTTCAGCTAGTTTTAAACTTTGTTTTCTACAATGAAGTCCCTTCCTTGTTTGGATTCATGGGAATAATTTCCGCGATCTTTTTTATATTTTATGGTGAGAGTTTAAACCTAATAAGCATAATAAAAGATAAAGCGATAAACAGCATGATATGTGTCGTTCTGCTTTGGTCACTTAGCTCAATCATTCATAAAGATGGTTCTGGTCAGATTGGAGCTGTTAATTGGACGGCGCACATATGTTTAGTCATGTTCTTATATTATTTGCCTTTTCTGCTCAGAATACGGGTATCGACTATAAATTTAAGTGACTTTTCTTCTTTAATTGTCCCCGCTCTGGCTCACCTACTAACTTTACTGACATTTTATCAAGCTGCTTCGCTGGGAAACGTTGCTTTTGTATCTTCACTAAGACGATTTTCGACTGTATTTTCAATTTTGATTGGTTGGTATAAGTACAATGAGACGGTAACAAAGAGACTCTGCATATCGATATTTGGGCTAATAGCATCAGCTTTAACCATTACACTTTTCGGTTAA